The genomic interval GATTGACGGTTTCATCATTCAAGGATCGATCGCCGACGGCGAATGGATGCGCTTGAAAGATCAAATTGAGAGCCTGAAGCTGTACTTGCGGACGGTTTTGCAGGTGAACGAGGCTTAAGCTAATTTTATAAAAGTGTCCGGGTGGCTGCTCCCGTTCGGTTCTCGCTGAACCGGCGGGGGTTTTTTGTGCGGGAAGTGTACCGTTTCTCTTGAATTCGCGGGGGCGGTTTCGTCTGAATTCGCTGAATCCCGCAGCAGGTTGTCCCATTCATATGGGGAATGTCGGCGGGTTTAAACGATGGTCCTTGATTGGCCGATAAAAAAGACAGGCGGCGAAAATAGGAGGGGTCAGATGAAAAGAATATTTATGTGGGCTGCGGTGACCGCGTTCATTATCGTATTGAGCGCTTGCGGTCAGCAGCTTTCGAAAGAAGAAATCGTTAACCAGGCGGCATCGAAGGATTTCAACAGCTTCAAAGCGGCCGTGAAGATGAACATGCACATTGAAGCCAATGGTCAACAACTGGATCAATCGATGAATTTTGCGATGAAATACAAGAAAGATCCGTTTCTCACACAGTTGACGATGCACACCATCGAAGGCGATCTTGAAATGTATTTCAACCAAGACTATGCCTACATTATGAATCCGGAAACCGATCAATGGGTGAAGACGAGTATCGCCGATGTCGAAGAACTCGAAGCGCTTACGGATCCAAAAGCGATGGAACAGGATCTCGAAAGGATCAACCAATTCACTGACGTATTTGAATTTGAGCGGACTGAAGAAGGATACAAGCTGCACACGGCCATTGACGAAGCCTCTTCCGAACAACAATTGTCGTTGGTAAAAGATGTTTTGAAAGATGCGATGAAAGAAAACAACGAAGAGGGGCAGTTTACGATTGAAAAAGTGAATCAATTTGATTACACCGTGCAGCTTGACAAGGATTTGTATTTGAAAAAGGCTTCCGTAAAAATGGATGTTTCTGTCACGGTGGATGGAAAACCGGTAAAGTTCGATGTTCAAGTCGATGCCGATTACGACAAGATCAATCAGATGGAATCCCTCTCCCTTCCGGAAGAAGTTAAGCAAAACGCAAAAGAACTGTAAGCGAAGCAAACCATGATCCGGGGAAGGATCACAATTTTGTTGCCGGAGTAGCGGATTCGCGGTCCCCGAGATAGTCGTAGACGATGTAGACGACGGCCGCGATGGAAACAAGAAACGCTGCATAATAAGGTGAAACAAAGTCGCGAACGCTTCCGGCTGTGAGCGAACTGAAGATGATGCCGGCCGACAGGACGGCGGACAGAAGGCCGAAGGCCGAACCGTGCCGC from Bacillales bacterium carries:
- a CDS encoding DUF6612 family protein produces the protein MKRIFMWAAVTAFIIVLSACGQQLSKEEIVNQAASKDFNSFKAAVKMNMHIEANGQQLDQSMNFAMKYKKDPFLTQLTMHTIEGDLEMYFNQDYAYIMNPETDQWVKTSIADVEELEALTDPKAMEQDLERINQFTDVFEFERTEEGYKLHTAIDEASSEQQLSLVKDVLKDAMKENNEEGQFTIEKVNQFDYTVQLDKDLYLKKASVKMDVSVTVDGKPVKFDVQVDADYDKINQMESLSLPEEVKQNAKEL